In the Cellvibrio sp. KY-GH-1 genome, TTCGTGGCTTAGTTACACTTATAGACATCAAAGCTCTGACGGCCATTTTGTACCAGGCTTACGGGTACTACGGTATCACCGCCGAATTGGCTTGCTTCATTGCGCGCCATGTTGGTTAGTTCAGTTGCAACCTTGTTAGGGTCGCGCTTCATTGAGCCGACAAAATTGTCTTTTACTTTTACGTTGACCGTGCGCACTTTATCGCAGCTGCGTACATTCGCGGCGTTGGCTACAGCCACGTTAGAGCCTTGCTCGCTTACTTTTACCCAGGTGCAGGCGCTGGTCAGGCTAATGAGGGCAGTGGCAAGGATGATGGAGAGTTTTTTCATGGAGGCTTCCTCGGAGATGATTAATCATTAATCAGGGGGACAAAAATACGCGGCTACACTAATGCCATGAGGCGGCGGTTGCAAGTCGCGCACTTCAGCAAAACCTGTGTCGTTTAACAAAAGTCGCTTAACAATAAAAACTGGCAATCGTTGGCGCGCATAGTATCTTTAGGCACTTGGTTCATCAGAAGATTCATCTGTCTGCCAGAAAAAGGTATTTGTCGGAAACCCGTTTAAAGAGGAGTTAATTATGGGTGTGCTCAGCCTGAGACGTTTTTTTTCCCGCGCGCTACTGTGGTTGATTGTGAAGTTGCTGGTGTTGGCGGTAGTGCTGATGGCCATCAGCCTCGCCTTGGGCAAGATCTACCAGGGTTGGGATGATGACCCGGAGCGAGGTGCAGTAGCGGTGGAGAATGGCGCCTTTGGTGAGGGTTATGCAACCCCTATCTATCTGGATCAGGGTTGGAGTGCCAATGACAGCCTCTGGTACTACAACACCACCCAGGGCTCGGCGTTAATCCCCTACGACTTTTTTCTCGCGTTGGAGCAGGCAGAGTCCAGTGAACCCTTCCTCTCCACGCAACTTATCGATAAATACCGTTACCTGCCGCAAAAACCTACATTTTTTAACCCGGATGGACTGCCCGTCGGCTTTGTGAAAGAGTCGTATAAAGGGCAGGATTACGTGGGGTTTACCTGTGCCGCCTGCCACACCGGGCAGGTCAATTACCAGGGCACGGCGATGCGGATCGATGGCGGCCCGGCCATGGCCGATATGGTGGGTTTCCTGAAAGATCTGGAGCGCAGCATGGCGGCGGCGGCGGAAAACAGCGATAAAAATCATCGCTTCGTCACCCGCGTGCTGGAGCTAAATAATGGCTATGCCGATAGCGGGGAAATCCAGGCAGACCTCAAGCGCTGGGCGCGTAAGATTCGTCTCTACAACAACATTAACCACTCGCGTGTGGATTATGGCTATGGGCGCCTTGATGCGTTCGGCCGCATCTATAACCGGGTGCTGGAATATGTCATCAGCCCGGCGCAACTGCGCGATGTTTTAGCGGGCGCGACCAACCCTGACAACCCCGGACAAAATCTGCTAACGCCTGCCCAGGTTGACAAAGTGATGGAAGGGCTTGGGGAAACAATTATCGGCGACCTGCAGTTTGCGCGTGTAATTGACCGACTGATGTCCACCAAAGAGGGTTACCCTGGCCTGAATGTGGATGCGCTAAATCAGATCAAATCACTGATTTTCAATGAGCCGAATGCGCCGGTGAGCTACCCCTTCCTGTGGGACATCACTCACTCTGATTACGTGCAGTGGAATGGCCTGGCGAATAATGCGGCCCTTGGGCCCTTGGGGCGCAACACCGGTGAAGTGATCGGTGTGTTTGCCATACTGGATTGGACCGCGCAGGAGCGTGGCTGGAGTTTGTCCTCCTTGCTCACTGGGCAAAAGGGTAAAAGTTACCAGATCAAATTCACCTCTTCGGTGGATTTGGTGAATCTATCGCGCCTGGAGTCGCACCTTAAAAGCCTGACCTCGCCGGTATGGCCCAGCTTGGATACTGGCACCAATAACCCCGAGCAGAAAAAGGCCAATGCCCTGTTTGGTGCGCTGCCGGAATGGAAAATTGATTGGGAGAAAGCCCACCGTGGTCGCCAGTTGTACGCCGAATACTGCGAGTCTTGTCACCATGCGATTGACCGCACAGACTGGAATCGCATCGCGCTCGCAAATATGTCGCATCTGGAGTTGGCGGGTACCGACCGCGCTATGGCAGAAAACGGGGTGAGTTACACCGGTTACTCGGGGAATTTTAAAAATACTTACCAGAGTGAAAGTGTAGGTTCGCTGGTGATTCAGGAGCGTGCACCCGTGGTGCAGACCTTGACTGCTGTGACTACCGGAGAGGTAACCACCGCGCCTGACCCGGATAAATGGTGGCCGCGCCGCGGGCTCGATTGGTTGTATTTGCTGGGCAAATCGCTCTTTGATAATCAAATCAAAGCCAGTGTAAAATCCGGCGACTATTGGCCTGACACTACGGCCAAACCCTACAATTCGCTGCTGGCCTATAAAGCGCGG is a window encoding:
- a CDS encoding di-heme-cytochrome C peroxidase — its product is MGVLSLRRFFSRALLWLIVKLLVLAVVLMAISLALGKIYQGWDDDPERGAVAVENGAFGEGYATPIYLDQGWSANDSLWYYNTTQGSALIPYDFFLALEQAESSEPFLSTQLIDKYRYLPQKPTFFNPDGLPVGFVKESYKGQDYVGFTCAACHTGQVNYQGTAMRIDGGPAMADMVGFLKDLERSMAAAAENSDKNHRFVTRVLELNNGYADSGEIQADLKRWARKIRLYNNINHSRVDYGYGRLDAFGRIYNRVLEYVISPAQLRDVLAGATNPDNPGQNLLTPAQVDKVMEGLGETIIGDLQFARVIDRLMSTKEGYPGLNVDALNQIKSLIFNEPNAPVSYPFLWDITHSDYVQWNGLANNAALGPLGRNTGEVIGVFAILDWTAQERGWSLSSLLTGQKGKSYQIKFTSSVDLVNLSRLESHLKSLTSPVWPSLDTGTNNPEQKKANALFGALPEWKIDWEKAHRGRQLYAEYCESCHHAIDRTDWNRIALANMSHLELAGTDRAMAENGVSYTGYSGNFKNTYQSESVGSLVIQERAPVVQTLTAVTTGEVTTAPDPDKWWPRRGLDWLYLLGKSLFDNQIKASVKSGDYWPDTTAKPYNSLLAYKARPLNGIWATAPYLHNGSVPSIYDLLLPVKRKDDPENGLYRPADFKVGGREFDPVKIGLRSEGYEGFNFRANQRGDFNSGHEYGTVHAPAINGTKQDALTDPQRWELVEYIKTL
- a CDS encoding DUF4156 domain-containing protein, which codes for MKKLSIILATALISLTSACTWVKVSEQGSNVAVANAANVRSCDKVRTVNVKVKDNFVGSMKRDPNKVATELTNMARNEASQFGGDTVVPVSLVQNGRQSFDVYKCN